A window of Meleagris gallopavo isolate NT-WF06-2002-E0010 breed Aviagen turkey brand Nicholas breeding stock chromosome 26, Turkey_5.1, whole genome shotgun sequence genomic DNA:
AACTCCACTACCAACGGGAACTCAGAGGCCTCTCCCGTGGAGGAGTTTGACCCTGATATGGTAAGGAGAAGTCAGGTTTTCTTTGGTGCATTCTTCTGGAGTCAGCTGGGCATCACGAATGCACTCAGGTCACCAAGGCTGGCTGAGAAAGTGCTGGAAGAGGGGATCAGGGTGCCCAGCCTACTGCCTGTAAGGTTACTGCCTAGGGAATGTTTTCTCCTGCTGTGACGGCTGCAAACAGCACCAGATTTGCACGCGCGTTGGATCAAACAACTGAGCACTTCTGGCAAAGATCTGTAGAGCTGCCTCTGCTGACTGTAACTGATGCTGTTCCTGGTGGCAGTGAAAGCGAgccaggaaaatgaaattaagcaGCTGCCACTTCTCAGTGTGCTGCTTTCATCTTGCAGGCCCTTAGGGATCGAAACCGTGAGCCTGGCCGCCTCTATGACCTTGAGTATGAGAGTGATGAAGAAGCTGAGGAGGAGAAGATTATTCAGAACACTTCAAAACCCAGGTAGAAGCTCCTGAGGCTCTGATTGCAACACCCTTCATGATTTCCCTCCCGTAATTCATTTTCCAGACTAATCAGTAATGCAGCAGATACAAACAGGTCTGTTTGTCAGCTGTGACAGGTTCTTGtgcctccctgctgctggctgttgCATGCACTATGCACTTCACACCTAAGATAActgttctgcttctgtgcagCACCAAGAAGGGTGGCCTTGGAGGTATGTTTGGCATGCTGAAAGGCCTGGTGGGCTCCAAGAGCTTGACAAGACAGGACATGGACCCAGTTCTGGAGAAGATGAAAGATCACTTGATTGGTACGTGTGGGTCTGCTGTGCGTGGCTTTGTCTGAATGGTGTAATCAGGAGGGGATCCTTCAGTTCCACTCTTCTCTCAGTGCACTGAACTCCCAGGGCCTGGTGTGATACTGGTGTCCAACATGTGCCACCCGTTCTGCTTTGATAACCctgctctcttctctctctctgtctctctctctcccccaaAGCAAAAAATGTGGCAGCTGAAATTGCAGTCCAGCTCTGTGAATCAGTGGCGAAGAAACTGGAAGGGAAAGTGATGGGAACATTCACCAGTAAGTGGTTGTGCCCTGCTTGTGTTCTTATCGGTGTGTGCAGCTTGCTGGCCTGAGTCCCCTGCTTCTCTGACCTGGTGAAACTATGGTACCAGATGTCTTCCTCGCATTGGTAATTTGGGGCTCAGGGCTTCTCTGCAGGGCTTTCACAAGTTCTccttttatctcctttttccCAGCTGTGACCTCAACAGTGAAGCAGGCCCTGCAGGAGGCCTTAGTGCAGATCCTGCAGCCGCAGCGCCGTGTGGACGTGCTCCGGGACGTCATGGATGCGCAGCGGCACCGCCGGCCCTACGTGGTCACTTTCTGCGGCGTCAACGGCGTTGGGAAGTCCACCAACCTGGCCAAGGTAGGGCACGGTGCTGGCGGCTCCTGGGACAGGACTGAGCTCAGGCTGTGGCCACTAACGAGTCTTTTCCGTCGCTGGCAACAGATCTCATTCTGGCTCATTGAGAACGGTTTCAGCGTGCTCATTGCTGCCTGTGACACGTTCCGTGCGGGGGCAGTGGAGCAGCTCCGCACTCACACCCGGCGCCTCAACGCCCTGCACCCCCCGGAGAGCCACGGCGGGCGGAGCATGGTGCAGCTCTACGAGAAGGGCTATGGGAAGGACGCTGCGGGGATCGCCATGGAGGCCATCTCCTATGGTAGGGAGGAGCGGTGGCGGGAGGGGGCTGTCCTGGGACCCTGGGCTTCCTCCTGCTTACGCTTTCTCCACGTCTCCCCAGCTCGTAACCAGGGCTTCGACGTGGTGCTGGTGGACACGGCGGGCCGCATGCAGGACAATGCCCCCTTGATGACAGCCCTGGCGAAACTCATTGCTGTCAATGCTCCTGACTTGGTCCTTTTCGTTGGAGAAGCTCTGGTGGGAAATGAGGCTGTGGATCAGCTGGTGAGTGTGCAGAGTTGCTTTCTGGGAAGGGCGGATCTGTGCGGGTTTTATGGGAGGTGTTTGAGACACGGTCGGCATCACAGCTTCTTTTCTTGAGGATGTTCTCTTCCTCAggtgaagttcaacaaggcccTGGCTGACCACTCCATGGCCCAGACACCCCGGCTCATTGATGGAATTGTGCTCACCAAGTTTGATACCATCGATGACAAGGTAAGGGGAGCGTTTCGTGCTCTGGGGGTTATCTCCAACCTTACCCTGGCAGAGAGCTTCCTGTTGGTGACGGGAGGGAAGAGGGCAGTCAACAAACAAGGGCTGTTTTCAATGGGCCACTTACGACCTCTCCTAGAGGCTGTCCTTTGTGTTAAAATGCGCTCCGGCCATCTAGACGAAGTGAAGCGGACTGATTTCTGTCCCTGTGGAAAAATGGCTGTGAGGTGTCCCAGTTCTTTGGCAGAATTGCATTGAGGGATGTGGAATTGGGACCGTACAGTTCTGGAAAACATAGGAAGGCTGAATGTTTGTGCTCCCCTGAGGAGGTAATACTGGGACAGCTGCAGCAAGCACATCCCAACGGAAGTGCAGCTGAATCAGGCACTCAGAGCCTGCATTAAATGCCAAGCAGAATAACGTGGCTTTAAATCAGGGTGAACCTGCTTATGCAGCATAGGGAATGAAATCTGGAGAAGGTGAAATCCTGGTGGGAGATGACTTGTGGCTGCAGGTGGCACTGACACCTGGTTATGCCAGCTGTAATGTCCCACAGCCTCCTGCCTCCCAGGGAGCTGAGCAAGGGGTGTGAGGTGCCTGCATCCTTGGGAGCAGCCTGTGTGTTTCTACGTGTGTTCTCCAAAACTCAGAGCTTCGGGCTCAGAAATTTGGATCCTTGTTGTTGCGTTCTTGAGTCCTTCTTTGCCTCCCTCTGAAGTCCGCAGTGaactggaaatgtttttgtggAGCAGCAGGCTGTACAATGGGAGGCTGGGGGGAGGACAGCCTCAGCTGGCCTTGCTAATGGTGCTCGTCCCCTCGGCAGGTCGGCGCTGCCATCTCCATGACCTACATCACAAGCAAGCCCATCGTTTTTGTTGGTACTGGACAAACCTACTGTGATCTGCGTAGCCTTAACGCCAAGGCTGTGGTCGCAGCGCTCATGAAGGCCTAAAATCAAGTATTGCACCAAATTGCTGTTTGCAGATGTCTCAGAAGAACATGCTTCACCCTGTGACTGACTAGTCTTTCCAGTGTAGTGCAAAACAGAATGAAGGGATGCGGGTGCAAGGGCTGTGCTTCCCCTGCCCATCTGATCCGAGTGCTCGCTGGTGTGCTCTTCCAGCACTGCATGAGTATGAAGTAGGAAGGAAGGTGTTACCTGATCACCTTGTGCTTATTCCAGTTAGGTCCATGCTCTCCTGCCATATTTATTGACTACAGTGTATTTGTAGATGAAAGCTCTCTTCTCTACTTGGAGCATTCTTCCCTGATCAGTTGTGGGGCTTTGCTCAGTATCGCCCTGCCCCTGGATTCCTTCATTCTGTTCCAGTAATTCGGCCTCCCTCATGCAGAGGCTGAAACCAGAGCTTTGTATTGTTCATGCTATCCGAGTGGCAATGCAAGGACCTGCTGTGCGCTGGGGCTGCGCTGTCActagcagcagctgtgcactgttgggcagtgctgcaggtgggtaCTGAGCCCCAAGCTGCTCTTTTGTGCTCTTGCAGACCGTACGACAGGGACAGCTGCTGCTTAGTGACAGCATTAGACCATCTGACCGTTCATAGTGCTGCTAACTTTGGCTGTAGCAGCTCACCAAAGTTGATAAACCAAAAATTGTAACAGCCTGCCCCTGTCCTGGGCAAGCAGGGGCTCCTGGGGAGATGCTAAACTGCCTTATGGCCCCCCTTTCTTTTGTCACTGGGGTCTTGCTGCAGGGCACCCAGAGAACTGCAGCAGTGTGTCTGGTAATGCTGGTTGGTCCACCGGCCTGCGATGGAGGGCAGTGTGCCCCTGGGGatcctctgcctgctggcctcaGCGTTGTTTGCTGCCTCAACTatgtaacaaaagaaaaaaaatactggaagacGGTGGTGGCTGCTTGCTGCTTCCCTGCACCCTTTCTCCCCCCCTTTAGAGTGCCTCTTGATCCTGGTCTAAAGTGCTACATTGGATAATACAAAACTCTCTTATGATGTCTTGTAGCTCCATATTGCAGATGTGCTCTAGTGCAATAAATTGAATGCTGTCTGCTAAGAGAcataatttatataaataaacttcataatttgttttctgtgtacAACTAGCTTGCCTTCAGCCAAGACCCCTTTTCTCCTCACGGGGGAGACAGACTGGTGCCTCTGCCTTCAGGCTGTGCACGCAAACCAAACAGCAGCCAAAAGGGTAATGGAACCGAACAGACCTTTAATAGGAGCTTCAACATACAAAATACTGTACAGTACAAAGGAAGGACTATAAAACTAGAGCttcaagtaaaaaaacaaacaaacaaaaaccgCTCAAGTTTCATTCTGAAG
This region includes:
- the SRPRA gene encoding signal recognition particle receptor subunit alpha; the protein is ERGGNNSFTHEALTLKYKLDNQFELVFVVGFQKILTLTYVDKLIDDVHKEFRDKYRNEFQQKGALGILNGTFDFKDDFLRLLREAEESSKVRAPTVMKTFEQSMKSQKTVKCMIETRGEKPKEKVKNKKNKGSKKEGNEAVTVSSKAAPGEKQSSATGDKEELTKDEILQKNREEFFKRHMKAGEKSSKSSKPDAQKEKGKKPRVWDLGNSNAKVLDYSNSTTNGNSEASPVEEFDPDMALRDRNREPGRLYDLEYESDEEAEEEKIIQNTSKPSTKKGGLGGMFGMLKGLVGSKSLTRQDMDPVLEKMKDHLIAKNVAAEIAVQLCESVAKKLEGKVMGTFTTVTSTVKQALQEALVQILQPQRRVDVLRDVMDAQRHRRPYVVTFCGVNGVGKSTNLAKISFWLIENGFSVLIAACDTFRAGAVEQLRTHTRRLNALHPPESHGGRSMVQLYEKGYGKDAAGIAMEAISYARNQGFDVVLVDTAGRMQDNAPLMTALAKLIAVNAPDLVLFVGEALVGNEAVDQLVKFNKALADHSMAQTPRLIDGIVLTKFDTIDDKVGAAISMTYITSKPIVFVGTGQTYCDLRSLNAKAVVAALMKA